The window AGACGCTGCCAAACATCATATCATCGAGTTGAAGCGGGACCCGAAGAGTGGGACGTATATCATCATCAGCTTCGTTGAAGCTGCATAACTACAGGCTGAAGGCTGTTAGGGGTAATCAGCTCCCTAAGCGGCCCATTGCACGATTACGGTCGCGTATCCGTTCGTGGTGAGCTTGTCGAACCATGAACGAGAAGGTCGCCCTGTGACAGGTGGAGGTAGAATGGCCCATAAGGCACTGATCCACACGGTAACAGGCTCAGTGGCTACCATTACGCTAAACCGGCCTGATCGTTATAATGCCCTGAATGGGCGAATGGTGGAGGAGTTGCTGGAGGCGGTTCTCGCCTGCCACGAGGACCAGGCAGTTCGCGCAGTCGTGCTGACGGGCGCCGGCCAGGCCTTTTGCGCCGGCGGAGATGTCAGAGAGTTCCTCGATCATGCCGGCGCCCTCGCCTTGCAGATCAAACGGCTATTGGGATCTCTCCACAGTGTGATTTCATCAATCTGTCGGATGCCAAAGCCGGTTATCGCCGGGGTGGGCGGGGTCGCCGCCGGTGCGGGGATGGGCCTGGTGATGGCCTGCGATCTGGCGGTGGCGGCCGAGTCAGCCGGATTCACCATGGCCTATACGAAGATCGGGCTACCCCCTGATGCCGGCTCAAGTTATTTTCTTCCTCGATTGGTGGGATTGCGACGGGCGACGGAGTTAACCTTCACCAACCGGGTTCTGACGGCAGAAGAAGCAAAAGAATGGGGACTGGTAAATCGGGTCGTACCGGACGCTGAGCTGGCTGTGACTGTGGACGCGCTGGCGAATGAGTTAGCCTCCGGCCCGACGCTTGCTCTTGGGCGAGCCAAACAGCTTCTGTCCATGAGCGACCAGGTATGCCTGGAGACCCAAATGGGAAATGAGGCCGAGCTCATTGCGCTGAGCAGCCAGACTGCGGACTTTCGCGAGGGAGTGCGGGCTTTTACCGAAAAGCGCGTGCCGGCATTCAGTGGGCAGGAGTGATGATGAAGCGTTGACAAGTCGCCATACGTGGGATACGGTCAAAATACAGAAGCGCTCAGCACGATTCGGAAAGATCGGAAGGGGTTGAAGACACTCGCCGGGTGGATCTCTGCGGCCTGTATCAGTATTATGTGATCCGCGGCACGGCGGACGTGATTCGCCGTCTGTCGGCTCGGCAAAGCGGCGAGGCCCAAGACCTTGGAGAGCAGTGAAGGGGGTGCTCAACGTGGAACTTACTGTCAACGGGAAGACGCTTGAAGCGACAGATAGGGCCACGATTACCGCGTTACTGGAGCAGTTACAGATCAACCCGCTCAGGGTTGCGGTCCAGCTTAATCAGCGGATCATCAAGCGTGAGCTGTATGAGCGTACTGTGCTGCAAGCAGGGGACACATTGGAGGTTCTCACCTTCATGGCCGGCGGGTCCCAATAAGGAGTGAGACAGTGCTGGAGCATCACGTGACGGAACATGACGATACCCTTGAATTTGCCGGTAGGAAGTTTCGGTCGCGGCTCATCGTTGGGACAGGTAAGTTTCCGGACCATCGAACGATGCAGCGGGCTCATGAGGCTTCCGGCGCCGAGATGGTGACGGTAGCGGTCAGAAGGGTGAACCTGGATCGAACTCAGGAGTCGCTTCTGGACTACATCGACATTGGGAGGTACGCGCTCCTACCCAACACCGCCGGCTGCTACACTGCAGAGGAGGCGATCAAGACCGCGATGCTGGCCCGCGAGGTCGGTCTCTCGGACATGGTCAAACTAGAGGTCATTGGCGATCAGCGGACCCTCTTTCCGGATAACGAGGAGCTGTTGAAGGCTACCAAGGTTTTAGTCAAGGAAGGCTTTGTGGTCTTGCCCTACACCAACGACGATCCTATCATGGCGAAGAAGCTGGAGGATGCCGGCGCGGCCGTCGTGATGCCCCTCGCCGCCCCGATCGGTTCCGGCCTTGGGATACGAAACCCACACAACATCAGGATCATCCTCGAGGGGGCGCGAGTCCCGATTATTGTCGATGCGGGGGTGGGCACGGCTTCGGATGCCGCTATCGCTATGGAGCTGGGATGCGATGGCGTCCTGATGAATACGGCGATCGCATGCGCCAAAGATCCCGTCGTGATGGCGGAAGCGATGCGGTATGCAGTGATCGCCGGACGATCGGCGTACCTGGCCGGACGGATACCGAAGAAGCTCTACGCCAGCGCTTCAAGCCCACTCGAAGGTATGATCGAATAGGTACGTTCAAGGTCAGAGGCATTGTTCAGGTTGTGCGATTCGCATGCTTAACCCGACACCCGATACCAGACACCCATCTTCGTGGGGTCTGTATGTCATAACCGATCGCTCCCGGACGAAAGGTCGGCCGCTTGAGGTGGTCGTCGATGCCGCGCTTGCCGGTGGGGCGAAAGCCATTCAGCTTCGCGAAAAAGATCTTTCGACACGAGACCTTTATAAACTGATTGAGCGACTCCTGCCTCTTGTACGTGGGCGAGGCGCCCACCTCCTCATCAATGATCGAGTCGATCTGACATTGGCCCTGCCGATCGATGGTGTCCATCTTGCCAGAACGAGTCTTCCGCCTGCCGAAACGCGGGCCCTGTTGGGACCGACGCGGCTAATCGGCGTTTCCTGCCACTCTCTAGAAGAGGCGATTGAGGCGGAAAGAGGAGGGGCCGACTTCATCGTCTTCGGTCCGCTGTTCCCGACGCCTTCCAAAGCAGCGTACGGTTCGCCCGTTGGCCTGACGCAAATCAAGGAGATGAGACGGCAGATCCGACTGCCGATTCTGGGTATTGGAGGAGTCACTACCCCAAACGCGGCTTCCGTGATGGCGTCCGGTACTGACGGGGTGGCTGTTATCTCCGCTGTCATGATGGCGGACGATCCAGCCGACGCCGTTTCCGCCCTGCTTCGTGTCATCCGCTCCACCCCCAGGGGCATAGCAGGGCACTAGGTCCAGTCTATGTGGATTGTGATTGATGGCTATAATCTGATTCGTCGCTCCCCTCGACTGTCTCTCCTTGATCGTCGGGATATGGAGGAGGGTCGGGAGGCTCTCCTGACAGCATTAGCCGCCTACCGACGTTTGAAGGGTCACCGGATCACGGTTATTTTCGATGGGTGGGAGCGGGGCGGGATCAGCGAGCAGGTGAAACTCACCGCCGGCCTGCAGGTAGTCTTCTCGCGCCGCGGGGAGCGGGCCGATCAAGCCATCCTGCGATGTGTTGAAAAAGCCCCCTCAGGGGCGATTGTGGTCACCTCGGATCGGGCTTTAGCGAATGAGGTGGCGAGAACCGGCGCCTTGGTTCTTTCGACTGAGGAGTTTCACGAGCGCCTGGATCGCGTGCTCCAAGAAGGAGATGGAGGCGAGTTTCAGAAAGACGACGAATCAAACCCAGAATCCTCGGGACCTCGCAGGCTAAAAGGACCCGCTCGACGTCCATCAAAGCAAGCCAAGCGACGGATGACCACCCTCAAGCGCTTGTGAGAGGGTTAAGTGTTCCGAAACGCTCATAAAGACGAAGAGGAGAGATTGTTCTTCTCTCCTCTTCGTCGTATTCTGTAATATCTAACGGAGTGATCGATAGATCAGAGCGTCGGCAAACTCCACTTACCTGACGGCATCTTTCAAGGCTTTTCCCGCCCTGAATCGCGGGATCTTCGCTGCCTTGATCTTGATGACATCACCCGTTTGAGGATTACGTCCATTCCGGGCCGCCCGCTTAGCCACCGAGAATGTCCCAAAACCGACCAGGGTAACCTTCTTCCCCTTCTTGAGTGAGTCCCGTACCCCTGCTGTGACGCTAGCCAGGGCTTCTTCTGCCGCCTTTTTCGTAATGCATGCATCCCTGGCAATCTTGTCCACGAGTTCCGCCTTGGTCATGCCCCCTCCTTTCTCAATGAATCCACTTATAATAAGAGATTACCGCCTATCCCTACCGACCCGCCTTGGTAGCTCTTATCAAACTCTCCCATGATCTGTCAAGGGAAAAAAGACCTCAGCAACTTAACGTAGCACAGAACAATCCAGGCGCATGGTCTTCAGCCCACGAGTTATAAAGAGTCGACAGTGGCCATGCCGGAATCCACTATAGGCGGGGAGTGAACGCCAGGTGTCCAGAAACCGAGGACACCGCATCCGCACGTGACGCCGCCCCACGACCCCGCCTCGCCTTAGTCTGCCGCAAGGGGTAGAAACGTTCTCCCTCAACTGATCATGCCGAGTCTTTGGAGCCCAGGACCTTGAATTCCACTTGCCGCGTATCGTTGGGCTACGCTATAGTCAGCCCAATGATATCGGCGCGGGAAAGAAAAATCCTCTGTTCCAATCGGCGGGCGAGGCATGAGTATCAGATCGAGGAGGTTATCGAGGCCGGGATAGCCCTCACCGGGACTGAGGTCAAGTCGCTGCGGGAGGGTAAGGCCGATCTGAAAGACAGCCATGCCGCAATCGAGACCGGGGAGGCGTACCTGGTGGGCTGTCATATCAGTCCGTATACTGCCGGAAACCGTTTCAATCCGGACCCGAATCGGACACGAAAACTCCTGTTGCACCGTGAGGAGGTCATGCGACTCATGGGCAAGGTTCAGGAAAAAGGCCTTACGTTGATCCCGCTGAGTTTCTATGTGGTGAAACGAAAGATCAAGGTAGAACTGGCGCTGGCCCGCGGGAAAAAGCTGTACGATAAGCGGGAAACTCTGAAACAACGCGCAATCACGAAAGAGATGGCCCAGCTTGCTCGCGGCCGTGCGGACCGGACTCGACAATAGAGCGAGTGGAGTGACTGGATGACCTTAGATAGCCGCCCTCGCGCCCTGATCGCCTGGAGCAGCGGGAAGGACTCGGCCTGGACGCTCCAGGTCCTGCGGCAGACGGGTGATGTGGAGGTAGTGGGACTGCTCACCACCTTCAATGACGCATTCGACCGGGTGGCGATGCACGCCGTGCGGCGAGGGCTGGTTGAGGCGCAGGCACGAGCCGCGGGTCTCCCGCTCATCGATGTGCCGCTGCCATGGCCCTGCTCGAATGCGGCCTATGAGGAGGCGATGAGCCGTGCCCTGGCCGAGGCCCGCACACAGCTTAAGATCACGCATGTCGCCTTCGGTGACCTCTTCCTCGAGGATGTCCGGCAATATCGTGAGAACCGGATGCAGGGCACTGGGCTCACACCGCTGTTTCCGCTATGGGGCCGGCCAACGCGAACCCTTGCCCACGAGATGGTGAGCGCTGGTCTCGGGGCTCGGATCACGTGCGTCGATCCGAAGAGACTCTCTCCCTCGTATGCCGGACGCTCGTTCGATGGCGCCCTGCTGGATGAATTGCCCGATGAGGTCGATCCCTGTGGCGAGCGGGGCGAGTTTCATACCTTCGCCTGTGCCGGGCCGATGTTCGCCCATTCCATCCCGGTGAGCCTCGGGGAGGTTGTCACCCGCGACGGTTTCGTCTTCGCTGACCTGCTGCCGGGAACCGACGGCGACCGGACAAGTAGGCTGTAATCCACCTGCAGAGCGCCTCACCGAAGCTTTGACAAAAAGCCCTCAGCGGTGAATACTCGACCTGTTTTCGGAAGGGAGCCATACGAGCTGGAACAAGATAGACTGCGCCGTCTATCCCAGAGGCTAAGCGGTTCACCTAACAGTTAGGCGGCTGTGAGTATCAGTCAACACGAAAGGAGATTAGCAATGGCCTTCATCGAAGAAATCAAGAAGTACGATGTTGCGTATTACGGGGGTGGGAAGAACGCGACCGCATATCCGTATCGGGCAATCATCGGCCTCAGACGTGCTGACGGCTCCCTCATTGGAGGCGCGTATTTCCATCGCGACGCAGCGACAATGCCGAATACGGATGAGCAGACTTCGTCGGGTTATGTCTGGTGTCACTACGCATGGGAGAACTTCTCACAGATCATGGATCTGCTCCGCAACGAGAAACCTGCCTTCGTTCGATACGTGGCAGGCGGCTGGCACCTCGCCTCCATCACAACATCGATTGAGCCTGTTGGCGAGGGCGAGCACCCGTAGCGCAAGGGGCAGTAACCATGAACGAAATGGCGCCCGACTACGGCATGCAGGCGACGGCGCCTCCGCTTCGCGTCAGTACCGCGCCTGATGCCTGCCGTTGGATGTCCTCAAGAGTCCGAGGATCCGGAGCGAATGTGATAGGCACATCATTCTACGCCGGGCTTGTGGCGCTCTTCGCAGAGCAGCGTGGCCGCTCTTCCTCGCCGAGACCCATCCGGCCCTTGCCATCGTTGTGGCAGATCTGAACCTCGGCCTGCTTACGTTTGTCTGGTATTCCCGCTCAACCCCGGCGCGTTCGTATTGGCGTAATCTCAACGTAATCGCTGGTGCGTCGTTCGACGAAGACGAAAAGAGGACCGCTCCCCAGCGTGACAGGTGACCTACCCGGTGGTAGTATGAGGGGAAATCGAGCGGAGAACAGAGGGAAGATGCCAACGATACTGATGATACTTGGCTGGAGATTCTTTTTCTATGCCAATGAACGGAACAAGCCGATTCACGTGCATTGCCGCAAGGGAGACGCGTAGGGTAAATACTGGCTCGAAATATTCAGGGGTTCGAGACAATCCATGCCCACGCGTACAACATGAGCCCTGCCGACAAGAGAACCAACCGGCGCGTCATCTTCGAACATTTTGACTACATCGTGACCGAGTGGAATAAGGTTCAGGAGCGGAAGAATGGATAAGGTGCACGATATTCAGCAGATTTCCTTCTCTGGTACCATTATGCATTTGCGAGTCGACGGCAAGCCTTATCAAATCGATATTGCCGGTGAGTCGGAACGTTTGCGCAACGCGACGCAGAAGCAGAGGGAACACTTCGAAATTTCCCCTGCCGGTTATGGAATTCACTGGCCGGAGGTGGATGAAGATTTGTCTATTGACGGACTCATCGGCGTGAAGCATGCGCCGCCGCTCGTCACCTCAGAAGTATAGAAAACGTCGAACAACAGGCTATAGTAAACCGAGCTACGCCGTCCGCTCAGCCTGGCGTGAGGCCTGCACAACCACACGCAGGCGAGAGAAAAGGTGGGGGATTGCGCTTGTCCCTGTGAAGCTACGGGATAACAGCTAATCATGGAGCTGTGTCGGTATCTGTTCGGGCGATTTAAGGAAGCCGGGGTACGGCATATATTTGGCCTGCCGGGTGATTTCTTCCTGCCCTTCTTCCGGGCCCTGGAGGAGGAGCCGGGGATTGAGCCGGTGATCCTTACCCATGAGCCGTCCGTGGGGTACGCGGCAGACGCCTATGCGCGCGTCCAAGGCTTGGGTGTGGCGGCGGTGACCTACGGGGCAGGCGCCCTCAACATGGTGAACGCGATCGCCCAGGCCTACGCCGAGCGATCGCCGGTGCTCGTCCTCTCCGGCGCGCCCGAGATCGCCCATCGAGACCCTGATGCCCTCCTGCATCACCGGGTCAAGACCTTCGCCAGTCAGCTTCGAGTCTATCGCGAGGTGACGGGCGCGGCGGCGGCCCTCGATGACCCGGCCTATGCCGTCGCCGAGGTAGACCGCGTGATCGACAGCGTCCTTCGCACGAAGCGACCCGGCTATATCGAGATCCCACGGGACATGGTGCGGATGGACGTGCCCGTGCCTGCCAGACGTGAACAGGAAGCCAAGCCTCGAGATGAGCGCGCCGCCAGCGAGGCCCTGGCCGAGGTGCTGGCCCGTATCAGGGTGGCCGAACTGCCGGCCATCTATGCGGGCGCCGAGATCCGGCGTTTTCGGCTCCACGACAAGCTCGTCGCGCTTGCCGAGAAGTACGGGCTGCCGGTGGCCACATCTCTGGACGGCAAGGCGGTCTTCCCGGAGCATCATCCCCTCTTCGTGGGCAACTACCTCGGCGAAATAGGATCGCCCAGGGCCCGCAAGGTGCTGGAGACGGCCGACTGCGTCCTGATGCTCGGCGCCCTCATGACCGACGTCAACACCGGCATGTATACGGCGCGATTCGATCGGCGCAAGGTCATCTCGGCCTTTCACGAGGGCGTAACCGTGAGCTATCACCGCTTCCCGGATGTAAGCCTGGAGGATCTGATGGATGCGCTCCTTACCCAGCCAGAGCCGCTGAAGCGCACGGCGCCGCTTCCACCACCGCTCACGCCTCCGCCCGCGCCCGCCGGGACGCTGACGCCTGATGCGATCATCGCCGTGCTGAATCGGGTGGCGGCCGGTCGTCCGGTTCTGTACACTGCCGATGTCGGCGATGCGCTCTTCGCGAGCGTAGAGTTAGAGACCGACATGTTCCTGGGACCGGGCTACTATTCCAGCATGGGCTTTGCCGTGCCGGCCGCCGTCGGCGCAGGCTTGGCCGCACCGGGCCGGCGGCCTGTGGCCTTGGTGGGTGATGGCGCCTTCCTCATGACCGGCCTGGACCTGGTGACATGCGTGCGACTTGGGCTGCACGCCGTTGTGATCCTCTTTAACAATCAGAGTCACGGAATGCTGGCCGCGATGGATGGGCCGGCTAAATCGTACGAGTTGCCGGCCCCCGACTACGTGCGGCTCGCCGAGAGTCTAGGGGCCCGCGCCTTCCGCGTCCGCACGCCGGAGGAACTGGAGGGAGCTCTAGCTGAAGCGTTGGAGGATGTCGTGGCCACCATCCTGATCGAAGCAATCATCCCGACCGGTACCTACTCGGCCCCTATGCAGCGCCTGGGCGCTATCGTTCATCGCTTGAGGGGCAGATAAGCTCTTGGCGAATGAGGGAAAGATACCCACGAAACCGTTTTAACCTAAAGGAGAAGCGATGCTGGTAAAACGCTATATGCAGACGAAGGTGGTCATAGTCGGCCTCGAGGAGCGGGCTAATGCGGCCCTGTATATGATGAAGAAGAAGGGGATTCGACATCTGCTGGTGACCGATGACGGCAAGCTGCGGGGGATCGTGACCGATCGGGACTTTCGCCTGATGCGGCCCTCCCCGGCGACGAGCTTGTCGATCTACGAGGTGCACTACTTGCTGGATAAAGTGAAAGTCAAAGAGATCATGACCAAAAAGCCGATTACTGTCGCACCGGAGACTTCGATTGCCGAGGCGGCGCGCCTGCTCCTCAATCGACGGATCGGCGCGCTCCCTGTGTTGAAGGATGAAAAGGTGGTCGGCATCATCACCGAGACGGACATGATCCGGGCCCTGATCGATCTGGAGGAAGCTTCGCAAAGGTAATTGAGGGCTGCGCGTTGAGCCGGAACTTGGGGGAGTTACAAACAGACGCGAAAGCCTGAGCGCCATCTTCTGGCCTACCGCCGGCGCTCACGCAGCAAACTGCGGAGTATCGTCTGCTGTTCTGGTCCGTCATGCCGTGCTTGACGAGCCTGCCCCGTACTTGATACGGGGGAATCCAGTCGGGTCCTCTGGATACCGGCTTTCACCGGCATGACAAACTTGTGGCAAGCCTCGGGGAATGAACCCTCGGTAGAGCCAAGCAATTGTGTGGACCGACCAGTCTCGAACAATGCCTGTATGTCCACCTGCGGAGCGCACGATCGCCCATCAGGCGGAATCCATCACGTGACAGTTGTCAAGCTCTCTGTAACGACAGCGTCGAGCCGCGCCGCGCAGCGGCGTCGGTTCGGACGACGGGTTAGAGGACACGTGTAGTGGCTACCGATTCATATTCCCCGCGCCATCGGCCTGTCGGACGAGATGCTCAGATCGATCTCCACGCAATCGGATTCGCAGGCCCCCGACACAAAGGGCTCGGAAGACCGCGCCGGACGATGGAGTACCGCGCGCGTCGGCGTGATCCGCAGCGATTCGCCGGTCACGGCGGCCTGCCCGTCGACGATCAGCGAGTAGTCCGCTTCGGATTGCGGCGGCCAGACCAGGCCGACGGCCGGTCGCGCCAGCGCGTTCTCGCGGCTACGGCGACCGATCTCGTTTACGACCAAGTCTCCGCCTTGCAGCACCGCGGCTACCGCAACCGCATGCGGCGCGCCCGTGGCGCTGGTCGTCATCAGGTACGCGAAGCGGTAACGCGTGATGACGTGTGCCAAGCTCCGCAATTCGACCGCAATACTCATGACCATACCCTCCTGTTCAGTGCCGTACTTTTCAAGTGACCCGTCGTGCCGTCGGGAATCGCACGCTGCGCTTGTGGCTGTCCGATCAACCGTCGGGTTCGGCCCCATGCTTACGCGCTACGCGAATGGCGTGCCACGTATTTCCGAAGCACGCTGTCCATGAGCGATTGCCACCCTTCCCCGGTGGATTTGAAGTAGGCGACAACCTCGGGGCTGTAGCGCACGGACACGAGCAGCTTCTTGTGCGCAGATTTCGGCCGACCACGCAGGGCTTTCAGCGGCACCATGGCCTGCAACTGCTTTGACGTAAGAGGTTGTGCGTCAGGGTCGCGTTTGGCTGCCGCAGTAATAACTTTGTCCTCTTCCGCAGTAGGCATACGAATGGGCCGCTTAGACATTGTCGACATAGTGTTTTACCTCACGACGATTGGCGCGGCGAAGGCTACGGCCTCCCAATCGAGCTCACCTGCCATGGACAGTGACACGCCATGCGTGGTGTGGTTTGCCGCGTCCTTGGCTGGATCGAACTCGATACGCTACTTACTATAGTGTAGCTACAAAAAAGGTGGCCGTCAATGGACCATGCAGAACGCGCGCCTGCTGCTCAATCGACGGATCGGTGCGCTGCCGGTTGTGAAGGATGAGAAGGTCGCCGGCATCATCACCGAGACGGACATGATCCGGGCCCTGATCGATCTGGAGGAAGCCCAGTGAGCGCGGTCAACGTGAGGGGTAGGAACGGTGCGTGGAGCCGGTAGTTGGGCGTTACTTGGTCGTACCCTTGCTGCGTGTTACAAGAACAGAAGGACGAAGCAAGCGTTCGCCTCGCATGACATGCAGTATATAGACGCGCGAGCCTTCTTCCCGGATTACTTCAGCCATCGAGTCATGCGCTTTTTGGCCTGCGCATGAGTGAGCGTACGCCCTTCCTCAATAGCTTTCTCCCCACGCGCGATTCCCTCGAGCAGGCTCATCCGATGCTGCAAGGCCTCGTAGGTTTCAACGTCTACCAGGTAGGCGCTTGGTACACCGTGCTGCGTAATGAGGATAGGCTCCTTGTTCCGATCCAGCTCGGAGAGAAGCTCTGTGGCGTGGCGCTTCAGTGTTGTGACGAGTTCAGTCCGCATAAAAGTAATACTATAGTAGTACTCTGGTCCTTGCAAGCCCTATGTGGCCCAACGGCGTTTAGCTGCCGGTGCGCATGCTCCTCAATCGACGGATCGGCGCGTTGCCGGTGTTGAAGGATGAGCGGGTCGTCGGCATCATCACCGAGACGGACATGATCCGGACCCTGATCGATCCGGAGGGGAGCCAGGGAGCGTGATCGGCGCCAGAGGATAAGTCGCACGGTTACCTTCGAGGGGCAATAGCTGGAACGAGCTGCCAACAGGCGGATTGGCTGGCTCGACATGCTTTCATGCAGTCAGCGCAAGCGACTGAGTCTTCTGCTCGATGGACCGGATCAGTTCCTGGATCGCGTTGACTTCGTTTTCCTCGAAATAAGGCTCACCACACTGAGTACATACCCATGCCGGCACGCTGTCCAAGGTCAGATGGCAGCCCTTCCGATCAACATGGAACGGAGTTGTGCCCTTCTTCATTTCGCCCTGACAATGTAGACATTTCATGGTGTTCTCCTTACTCTGAAGTCGCTATCCCATTCCTTCTCATCGGGGATATAGGCCGTGATGACAGCCAGGTAATCTATCTTCGGAGCGCAGACGACATGAATCGGACGGTCGGAATCTCCGCGGCCGAGCAAAAGGCAACTGTGACCTCTGGCGTCCTCCGGATAGTCCTCGATGATCTCGCCGTGTTCGATAACGTCCCGCACTTCCGCTATTGTTATCATACGGTCTGGCCGCTCCATCTGTCGAACCGCATGAGGTAGGTAGAGCCGTCTCTTTCGAGCGGCCTCACGGACCCGCAGAAGAATTCCCTCGCCTTCAACCATACCGGTAGACTACCCCATAACATCTGCTTAT of the Candidatus Methylomirabilis tolerans genome contains:
- the thiS gene encoding sulfur carrier protein ThiS, translated to MELTVNGKTLEATDRATITALLEQLQINPLRVAVQLNQRIIKRELYERTVLQAGDTLEVLTFMAGGSQ
- a CDS encoding HU family DNA-binding protein yields the protein MTKAELVDKIARDACITKKAAEEALASVTAGVRDSLKKGKKVTLVGFGTFSVAKRAARNGRNPQTGDVIKIKAAKIPRFRAGKALKDAVR
- a CDS encoding DUF2442 domain-containing protein; this translates as MDKVHDIQQISFSGTIMHLRVDGKPYQIDIAGESERLRNATQKQREHFEISPAGYGIHWPEVDEDLSIDGLIGVKHAPPLVTSEV
- a CDS encoding CBS domain-containing protein produces the protein MQNARLLLNRRIGALPVVKDEKVAGIITETDMIRALIDLEEAQ
- a CDS encoding BrnA antitoxin family protein; amino-acid sequence: MSTMSKRPIRMPTAEEDKVITAAAKRDPDAQPLTSKQLQAMVPLKALRGRPKSAHKKLLVSVRYSPEVVAYFKSTGEGWQSLMDSVLRKYVARHSRSA
- a CDS encoding NYN domain-containing protein encodes the protein MWIVIDGYNLIRRSPRLSLLDRRDMEEGREALLTALAAYRRLKGHRITVIFDGWERGGISEQVKLTAGLQVVFSRRGERADQAILRCVEKAPSGAIVVTSDRALANEVARTGALVLSTEEFHERLDRVLQEGDGGEFQKDDESNPESSGPRRLKGPARRPSKQAKRRMTTLKRL
- the smpB gene encoding SsrA-binding protein SmpB, translated to MISARERKILCSNRRARHEYQIEEVIEAGIALTGTEVKSLREGKADLKDSHAAIETGEAYLVGCHISPYTAGNRFNPDPNRTRKLLLHREEVMRLMGKVQEKGLTLIPLSFYVVKRKIKVELALARGKKLYDKRETLKQRAITKEMAQLARGRADRTRQ
- a CDS encoding YgiT-type zinc finger protein, with translation MKCLHCQGEMKKGTTPFHVDRKGCHLTLDSVPAWVCTQCGEPYFEENEVNAIQELIRSIEQKTQSLALTA
- a CDS encoding enoyl-CoA hydratase/isomerase family protein — translated: MAHKALIHTVTGSVATITLNRPDRYNALNGRMVEELLEAVLACHEDQAVRAVVLTGAGQAFCAGGDVREFLDHAGALALQIKRLLGSLHSVISSICRMPKPVIAGVGGVAAGAGMGLVMACDLAVAAESAGFTMAYTKIGLPPDAGSSYFLPRLVGLRRATELTFTNRVLTAEEAKEWGLVNRVVPDAELAVTVDALANELASGPTLALGRAKQLLSMSDQVCLETQMGNEAELIALSSQTADFREGVRAFTEKRVPAFSGQE
- a CDS encoding thiamine pyrophosphate-binding protein, whose protein sequence is MELCRYLFGRFKEAGVRHIFGLPGDFFLPFFRALEEEPGIEPVILTHEPSVGYAADAYARVQGLGVAAVTYGAGALNMVNAIAQAYAERSPVLVLSGAPEIAHRDPDALLHHRVKTFASQLRVYREVTGAAAALDDPAYAVAEVDRVIDSVLRTKRPGYIEIPRDMVRMDVPVPARREQEAKPRDERAASEALAEVLARIRVAELPAIYAGAEIRRFRLHDKLVALAEKYGLPVATSLDGKAVFPEHHPLFVGNYLGEIGSPRARKVLETADCVLMLGALMTDVNTGMYTARFDRRKVISAFHEGVTVSYHRFPDVSLEDLMDALLTQPEPLKRTAPLPPPLTPPPAPAGTLTPDAIIAVLNRVAAGRPVLYTADVGDALFASVELETDMFLGPGYYSSMGFAVPAAVGAGLAAPGRRPVALVGDGAFLMTGLDLVTCVRLGLHAVVILFNNQSHGMLAAMDGPAKSYELPAPDYVRLAESLGARAFRVRTPEELEGALAEALEDVVATILIEAIIPTGTYSAPMQRLGAIVHRLRGR
- a CDS encoding thiazole synthase, with amino-acid sequence MTEHDDTLEFAGRKFRSRLIVGTGKFPDHRTMQRAHEASGAEMVTVAVRRVNLDRTQESLLDYIDIGRYALLPNTAGCYTAEEAIKTAMLAREVGLSDMVKLEVIGDQRTLFPDNEELLKATKVLVKEGFVVLPYTNDDPIMAKKLEDAGAAVVMPLAAPIGSGLGIRNPHNIRIILEGARVPIIVDAGVGTASDAAIAMELGCDGVLMNTAIACAKDPVVMAEAMRYAVIAGRSAYLAGRIPKKLYASASSPLEGMIE
- the thiE gene encoding thiamine phosphate synthase, which translates into the protein MLNPTPDTRHPSSWGLYVITDRSRTKGRPLEVVVDAALAGGAKAIQLREKDLSTRDLYKLIERLLPLVRGRGAHLLINDRVDLTLALPIDGVHLARTSLPPAETRALLGPTRLIGVSCHSLEEAIEAERGGADFIVFGPLFPTPSKAAYGSPVGLTQIKEMRRQIRLPILGIGGVTTPNAASVMASGTDGVAVISAVMMADDPADAVSALLRVIRSTPRGIAGH
- a CDS encoding CBS domain-containing protein codes for the protein MLVKRYMQTKVVIVGLEERANAALYMMKKKGIRHLLVTDDGKLRGIVTDRDFRLMRPSPATSLSIYEVHYLLDKVKVKEIMTKKPITVAPETSIAEAARLLLNRRIGALPVLKDEKVVGIITETDMIRALIDLEEASQR
- a CDS encoding CBS domain-containing protein, with amino-acid sequence MLLNRRIGALPVLKDERVVGIITETDMIRTLIDPEGSQGA
- a CDS encoding adenine nucleotide alpha hydrolase, with the protein product MTLDSRPRALIAWSSGKDSAWTLQVLRQTGDVEVVGLLTTFNDAFDRVAMHAVRRGLVEAQARAAGLPLIDVPLPWPCSNAAYEEAMSRALAEARTQLKITHVAFGDLFLEDVRQYRENRMQGTGLTPLFPLWGRPTRTLAHEMVSAGLGARITCVDPKRLSPSYAGRSFDGALLDELPDEVDPCGERGEFHTFACAGPMFAHSIPVSLGEVVTRDGFVFADLLPGTDGDRTSRL
- a CDS encoding type II toxin-antitoxin system Phd/YefM family antitoxin codes for the protein MRTELVTTLKRHATELLSELDRNKEPILITQHGVPSAYLVDVETYEALQHRMSLLEGIARGEKAIEEGRTLTHAQAKKRMTRWLK
- a CDS encoding DUF4258 domain-containing protein codes for the protein MVEGEGILLRVREAARKRRLYLPHAVRQMERPDRMITIAEVRDVIEHGEIIEDYPEDARGHSCLLLGRGDSDRPIHVVCAPKIDYLAVITAYIPDEKEWDSDFRVRRTP